The following proteins are encoded in a genomic region of Planococcus lenghuensis:
- a CDS encoding helix-turn-helix domain-containing protein, with protein MELTGLSIGYSAFFTHHPASHLSEEPASDIKTGSEKGAEAIHRAIKTPLYLREDGCRMNEDQFFNELKTSLGQAIEHAKGNQSKVRTKTIAIKELAVFSAEEIRELRLELKLTQKSFAALIGVSVKTIESWERGTNEPSGAARRLLEILRNEPDLAQKQEIVSV; from the coding sequence GTGGAGCTTACCGGATTATCTATTGGATATTCCGCTTTCTTCACACACCATCCTGCTTCTCATTTATCCGAAGAACCAGCAAGCGACATTAAAACCGGATCAGAAAAAGGTGCTGAAGCCATTCACAGAGCAATTAAAACGCCTTTATACCTCAGAGAGGATGGATGCCGAATGAACGAAGATCAGTTCTTCAATGAATTGAAAACAAGTCTGGGACAAGCTATCGAACATGCAAAGGGGAATCAGTCAAAAGTAAGAACGAAAACTATTGCAATAAAAGAATTGGCTGTATTCTCTGCCGAAGAAATTAGAGAGTTACGCCTGGAATTGAAGCTAACTCAAAAGTCATTTGCGGCACTCATCGGCGTATCCGTGAAAACGATTGAATCTTGGGAACGTGGAACGAATGAACCGAGCGGCGCTGCCCGCCGGCTGCTGGAAATACTACGAAACGAACCGGATTTAGCCCAAAAACAAGAAATTGTATCTGTATAA
- a CDS encoding class I SAM-dependent methyltransferase, producing MRNDPLFTAFINDAAQPFSGWDFSFIIGTGRLQNGLLPWSYGSLILPYIRNAHSMLDMGTGGGEFLSKLQLFPHVVCATEGYVPNVPVAKARLEPLGVRIEQEHDKEAQPFEDGAFDLIINRHKSYSAKEVRRMLKDGGTFITQQVGGLDCAEINEALGVPMNPRTVYSALETRQKELESEGLQVTLSREASPPQRFYDIGALIYYLKAIPWQVPDFDVERHMDELYVIHKGIQENGYFEATQRRFLLVAKRRNDLKK from the coding sequence GTGCGAAACGATCCGTTATTTACCGCTTTTATAAACGATGCCGCACAGCCCTTCTCCGGCTGGGACTTCTCGTTCATCATTGGTACCGGCCGGCTGCAGAACGGACTGCTTCCGTGGTCGTACGGGAGTCTTATTTTGCCTTACATACGCAACGCCCACTCCATGCTCGATATGGGGACGGGCGGCGGGGAATTCCTGTCCAAGCTGCAGCTGTTTCCGCATGTGGTGTGCGCGACGGAAGGCTACGTGCCGAACGTGCCGGTGGCGAAAGCCCGGCTGGAGCCGCTCGGCGTGCGGATCGAACAGGAACACGATAAAGAAGCACAGCCGTTTGAAGATGGTGCGTTCGACTTGATCATCAACCGGCATAAATCCTATTCCGCGAAAGAAGTCCGGCGGATGCTGAAAGATGGCGGCACATTCATCACCCAGCAAGTCGGCGGGCTGGATTGCGCGGAGATTAACGAAGCACTCGGCGTGCCGATGAATCCGCGAACCGTCTACTCGGCGCTTGAAACGAGACAAAAAGAACTCGAATCGGAAGGCCTCCAAGTCACACTTAGCCGGGAAGCCTCCCCTCCCCAGCGCTTTTACGACATCGGTGCCCTCATCTATTACTTGAAGGCAATTCCGTGGCAAGTGCCGGATTTTGACGTGGAAAGGCATATGGATGAGCTGTATGTAATTCATAAGGGGATTCAGGAAAACGGCTATTTCGAGGCGACGCAGCGGCGGTTTTTATTGGTTGCTAAAAGAAGGAATGATTTAAAGAAGTGA
- a CDS encoding NUDIX hydrolase produces the protein MLKWTGAAELCLDGDGRVLMILQGAPEDDKKWSVPTAVTEDDDALEQAVKQEVKEVTGCEAQVTELVETKELAYPQAGIQLTVYYFKTELTDGMPKAPEGDELIAEVAWKTAEEIESLELMYPDERDVLIRYASTHFN, from the coding sequence ATGTTGAAATGGACCGGAGCGGCAGAGCTATGCCTGGATGGTGACGGACGGGTGCTGATGATCCTCCAAGGCGCGCCGGAAGACGACAAGAAATGGAGCGTCCCGACGGCTGTGACGGAAGACGATGATGCACTCGAACAAGCGGTCAAACAGGAAGTTAAGGAAGTGACGGGCTGCGAAGCGCAAGTCACGGAACTGGTGGAGACGAAAGAACTCGCCTATCCGCAGGCGGGCATTCAATTGACGGTGTATTATTTCAAAACCGAACTTACCGATGGAATGCCAAAAGCACCGGAAGGAGATGAATTGATTGCCGAAGTGGCCTGGAAGACGGCCGAGGAAATCGAATCGCTGGAGCTGATGTATCCGGACGAACGGGACGTGCTCATCCGCTATGCCAGCACGCATTTCAATTGA
- a CDS encoding glycerophosphodiester phosphodiesterase, with protein sequence MQKKDSEGTLVAVMVDEESRAKQKAIQEDEKVIPTEPTPIWNVAHRGASGHAPEHTLEGYRMGGTMLGDFIEVDLQMTKDGVLVAMHDERVDRTTNGTGLVKDFTLKELKKLDAGSWFNDLYPEKAQPHYVGLTIPTLEEVIEEFGTDERYYIEIKEPGIYPGMEKELIRILEKYKLIGKDPKESHVLVQSFSPESLQKLHELNSIVPLVQLFTYYGDIGTITEEELREIDKYAIGIGANHNGIDEKYVRQVVDAGLMMHPYTVNTKEDMRKVINWGVTGMFTNFPDLLRDVLKEYEEAS encoded by the coding sequence ATGCAAAAAAAAGATTCAGAAGGAACACTGGTTGCGGTCATGGTCGATGAGGAATCGCGGGCGAAGCAAAAAGCGATTCAGGAAGATGAGAAAGTGATTCCGACAGAACCGACGCCGATCTGGAACGTCGCCCACCGCGGCGCTAGCGGTCACGCGCCGGAGCACACATTGGAAGGCTACCGGATGGGCGGTACGATGCTCGGGGACTTCATCGAAGTGGATCTGCAGATGACAAAAGACGGCGTGCTCGTCGCCATGCATGACGAGCGGGTGGACCGGACGACGAACGGCACCGGTCTCGTAAAGGATTTCACGCTCAAAGAACTGAAAAAACTCGATGCCGGTTCGTGGTTCAACGATCTGTATCCGGAAAAAGCGCAGCCGCATTACGTCGGTCTCACCATCCCGACACTTGAAGAAGTCATCGAGGAATTCGGGACGGACGAACGGTATTACATCGAGATCAAAGAGCCGGGCATTTACCCGGGCATGGAAAAAGAACTGATCCGGATTCTCGAAAAATACAAGCTGATCGGCAAGGACCCGAAAGAAAGCCATGTACTCGTCCAGTCATTCAGTCCGGAAAGTCTCCAGAAGCTGCACGAACTCAACTCCATCGTGCCGCTTGTGCAGCTGTTCACCTATTACGGAGACATCGGCACGATCACGGAAGAGGAGTTAAGAGAAATTGATAAATACGCAATCGGCATCGGCGCGAACCACAACGGAATCGACGAAAAGTACGTGCGCCAAGTCGTGGACGCCGGTCTCATGATGCATCCGTATACCGTGAACACGAAAGAAGACATGCGGAAAGTGATCAACTGGGGCGTGACCGGTATGTTCACGAACTTCCCGGATCTCCTGCGGGACGTGCTGAAGGAATATGAAGAGGCGAGCTAA
- a CDS encoding PIN domain-containing protein, which yields MADDFKSYTVDTNVIRYYASKTGEPDLRLAAKVFWRKIKTEIAEGSTIIFVPAEVKRELEIQSYTLSGNENMRVQKLLDVCQETSPPVSDELEHSIRKMTAYLRANFKDILTDGKMAYGGVSDSRILYSSYAADSILVTANVRDFLLYPLLFPYEEQRLYNLIINDFIQFSEETHRAIWSDTKFKTLFREFVEAEQDAEFADE from the coding sequence GTGGCGGATGATTTCAAGTCATACACGGTTGATACGAATGTTATAAGATACTATGCCAGCAAAACAGGTGAACCCGATTTAAGGCTTGCTGCTAAAGTCTTTTGGAGAAAAATAAAGACTGAAATTGCTGAAGGATCTACAATTATATTTGTTCCTGCTGAAGTTAAAAGAGAGCTGGAGATCCAGTCCTACACACTAAGCGGGAATGAGAACATGCGCGTGCAAAAATTATTAGATGTATGTCAGGAGACTTCTCCTCCTGTGTCTGATGAATTGGAACATTCCATCCGTAAAATGACCGCTTATTTACGGGCTAATTTCAAAGATATTCTTACTGACGGGAAAATGGCGTATGGCGGTGTTTCCGATTCACGGATTCTTTATAGCTCATATGCTGCTGATAGCATTTTAGTTACTGCTAATGTAAGAGATTTTCTGCTGTATCCGTTGCTGTTCCCATATGAAGAACAACGGCTATATAACCTGATAATTAATGATTTCATTCAATTTTCAGAGGAAACACATAGAGCTATCTGGTCAGATACGAAATTCAAAACGCTATTCCGGGAATTTGTTGAAGCAGAACAAGATGCCGAGTTTGCCGATGAGTAG